In Leptospira wolffii serovar Khorat str. Khorat-H2, a genomic segment contains:
- a CDS encoding LEA type 2 family protein, translating to MSGFRPSSITIILTAFWILAAGCAQLQKVDLKKVKEKIEEIDKPSFILEKVSIAEINLNEIRLKVDSKVKNPYPVPLPATNLDTNILIEGQQFTKAKTKIPSVGGNSNKAVPVDLVFSYNDLAELYKKVPGKTDLMVKVQGTVSLPIPEKYKSVAGRDALDFPFEEERQIPAVLPDIEIRNFRIIKPDPSTILSSAGTEDLAKKATSFLDSLLGSQKKSPGSAVAAGLSALDLKVDTEFDIILKNRASSRLQFSEFEFELSLEKEKFLTGQPTKIENKGQESVLSIRTSFPLGSVTQGIANAVTKKSAAFRLVGKATTEAPEIGTGPIPFKFDKSGSFGWK from the coding sequence ATGAGCGGATTTCGCCCTTCTTCTATTACGATAATATTGACCGCATTTTGGATCCTGGCAGCGGGTTGCGCCCAATTACAAAAGGTGGATCTCAAGAAAGTGAAGGAAAAGATCGAGGAAATCGACAAGCCTTCGTTTATTCTCGAAAAAGTCTCCATAGCCGAGATCAATCTGAACGAGATCCGTCTAAAAGTGGATTCCAAAGTCAAGAATCCGTATCCTGTCCCGCTACCCGCCACCAATCTAGACACGAACATTCTGATCGAAGGCCAGCAATTCACAAAAGCCAAGACCAAGATTCCTTCCGTAGGTGGGAACTCCAACAAAGCGGTTCCTGTGGATCTCGTTTTCTCTTATAACGACTTGGCTGAATTATACAAAAAAGTTCCCGGTAAGACGGATCTAATGGTAAAAGTGCAAGGAACCGTTTCTCTTCCGATTCCCGAAAAATACAAGTCCGTAGCGGGAAGAGACGCATTAGATTTTCCTTTTGAAGAAGAACGTCAAATTCCGGCTGTTCTTCCCGACATTGAAATTCGGAATTTCAGAATTATAAAACCGGATCCTTCTACCATTCTAAGTTCCGCCGGAACCGAAGACCTGGCCAAGAAGGCGACAAGCTTCCTGGACTCGCTGCTCGGTTCTCAGAAAAAAAGCCCTGGCTCCGCGGTCGCCGCCGGATTGTCCGCTTTGGATCTAAAGGTGGATACCGAATTCGATATCATTCTGAAAAATAGAGCGAGCTCTCGTCTTCAATTCTCCGAATTCGAGTTCGAACTTTCTTTGGAAAAGGAAAAATTCCTAACGGGCCAGCCCACTAAGATAGAGAACAAAGGACAGGAATCCGTTTTAAGTATCCGCACATCCTTTCCGTTAGGATCCGTAACCCAAGGAATCGCAAACGCGGTCACCAAAAAATCGGCTGCCTTCCGTTTAGTCGGAAAAGCGACGACGGAAGCTCCGGAAATCGGCACCGGTCCTATTCCTTTTAAATTCGACAAATCCGGTTCCTTCGGCTGGAAATAA